From a region of the Dermatophagoides farinae isolate YC_2012a chromosome 3, ASM2471394v1, whole genome shotgun sequence genome:
- the LOC124498217 gene encoding neural cell adhesion molecule 1 has translation MDTSIMESLSIISLLTILLIITGSIEAKVSIRPEPNGEVGIMSGESKYFQCIGSSNKEKLYWINPQGQEIVNDPNNGIYTVHIVKKNTIKLELKNPTKQDSGVYKCVSRNEQNQEISSAFFKLHVFNPTVVKAPKESYQVNEGDNVRIDCMVTADKDATIEFMWSFGQYDLSQDPRYRIEINRDRSPNPDEIRTISRLEIRNVSKEHDGNYVCAVDTTNRFISDSKELKLTLRVQYKPRFDEKTPSHIWVSEEAVQQGGPLSVNISCIVYADPVATIGWFTADNRPVDHNQPRGGVKTKIVDSINMSTLMLTFRNIDEIRNPRPNSRIKYKCRAENTQGADSRLFEIKIGRIPDSPMVVGLDYKDGAIILELNETNVEPPIDIYRLEISDEQAHLFNKSNAKDNTTYVIETALPRGEHKVNIYAHNPVGWSEQPYSSYFLQVVSAGYRPSSILSSQYWPCYLFILVINIISLMQLQSSIHFDHHHHHHQTAVSK, from the exons atGGACACATCAATAATGGAATCATTGTcgattatttcattattaacaaTATTGTTAATCATTACCGGTAGCATTGAAGCTAAAGTATCGATTAGACCTGAACCAAATGGTGAAGTAGGAATAATGTCCGGTGAAtctaaatattttcaatgtattGGTTCAagtaataaagaaaaattgtattGGATCAATCCACAAGGACAAGAGATTGTAAATGATCCAAATAATGGAATATATACGGTTCATATTGTTAAAAAGAATACGATCAAATTAGAGCTAAAAAATCCAACGAAACAAGATTCTGGTGTTTATAAATGTGTATCACgtaatgaacaaaatcaagAGATTTCATCagcatttttcaaattacatGTATTCAATCCGACCGTAGTGAAAGCGCCAAAAGAATCGTATCAAGTTAATGAAGGTGATAATGTACGAATCGATTGTATGGTTACTGCAGATAAAGATGCTACCATTGAATTTATGTGGTCATTTGGCCAATATGATCTTAGCCAAGATCCAAGATAtcgaattgaaatcaatcgtGATCGTTCACCAAATCCGGATGAAATTCGTACCATTAGTCGATTGGAAATACGAAACGTAAGCAAAGAACATGATGGTAATTATGTTTGCGCTGTGGATACTACAAATCGTTTTATTTCGGATTCTAAAGAGCTCAAATTGACTCTTCGTGTTCAAT atAAACCTcgttttgatgaaaaaacaccATCACATATATGGGTTTCAGAAGAAGCTGTTCAACAAGGTGGACCATTATCGGTAAACATATCTTGTATTGTTTATGCTGATCCGGTAGCAACAATTGGTTGGTTTACAGCTGATAATCGTCCTGTTGATCATAATC AACCAAGAGGTGGCGTTAAAACGAAAATCGTCGATTCAATTAACATGTCAACATTGATGTTGACATTTagaaatattgatgaaatacGAAATCCACGACCAAATTCACGTATTAAATATAAATGCCGTGCTGAAAACACACAAGGAGCTGATAGTCGTTTGTTTGAGATTAAAATTGGCCGCATACCAGATTCACCGATGGTTGTCGGTCTTGATTATAAAGATGGAGCCATTATAttggaattgaatgaaacgaATGTTGAACCACCAATCGATATATATCGTTTAGAGATATCTGATGAACAAGCTCATCTTTTTAATAAAT CGAACGCAAAAGATAACACAACTTATGTGATTGAGACGGCATTACCACGCGGTGAACATAAAGTGAATATTTATGCTCATAATCCGGTCGGTTGGTCGGAACAACCATATTCAAGCTATTTCTTACAAGTAGTCAGTGCCGGTTATcgtccatcatcaatattatcatcacaatatTGGCCATGTTATCTATTTATACTAgtcattaatattattagTCTAATGCAATTACAATCatctattcattttgatcatcatcatcatcatcatcaaacagcTGTTAGCAAATGA
- the LOC124498601 gene encoding uncharacterized protein LOC124498601, giving the protein MDFSQFILNESYTLSPYKICVANFICSYLEYRQLHEMLDTISSSSLDVNAHGYLAYKLIMSIDCPYDELLFRIENGEHRSKISSEVLQIFHKELNRLRRLDIKYFHDFFDKVRSMAQKKFFKNRIKLLAELCDPDHSSGFSHHQIHKMSLIGIFLRKLMIYYERLSYCETSTLFDQLQKYLIIDDAGNADESEIDQNLEQSKKLNTDQRSNEHFDHLIQIESKLKENKSEHSETFVKHLLKLIAKVRLQQSDLKTNDNEQQNWQKIHKNSTSSKRKLSDGNSVVSESIDISMDIDNSMTPSSSFNIRPVASQHSIPMDLDITLNDDNDMSIDRTVFDSSGQKSNINSISNTTVGGYEDDKKMKKFSKKSKHNIYDTFEHYIVKQIYKIQYNEKLALTPQQVMEYLREKFTEDNMFYYNRFIAYNYLANLNLIRGNGFDGQGQDTALLSNGTAIPIVPALDNRANNINGTNHAAYHAAGGIMVTTAGGGGGGTGSGLYVPPIASTSAPITVDSLNKKYRSLFRSMNFFNDIEYLKFINALRVNNFTMARKAFFDYFDLKKPSFELDPEYIPNSLTHSTNILMRNGGIGNGGGTHPNHNGANVPRTIDGHPTVANVGGHLHHHHHHHPHHFHGFRNQRGGGHGTDTTISNDSGSGRNLMFSSSNYCWSSLNLAMMYYHFKYYRLAYDALVDCLSLAREKCDERCLQYAMLWILQISQHLDHSKTTITAEHLNLCSDDSEINRNQQLKKRHKVYADLELMENIIRLILTNPLTLPYISAKTFLHFQRLQYLKSDPLLSEQLSLSDVLDGPMNCSNQRSPFLPQPIYLAIKYRLFDVLGEQFSMTSAILNAYGATHLASTYAKLWLRMDVIETIMEERIFRLDESTPIAVRNMAHYLWFVRGDLHQAINLINRFLGHFSSYNQSAKHIMERALIEIMFDYHVNSGHWNAATKCLNAIRCLDRTRSYLMLVQLRHKQNEPITALECLDMIIPYVSGGGSFKQTQMSTATESQTSKLSGSTYLRQNLFQSSASNHTIDNQQEDHVILKTSNKKQVNQTPSSPEQSIDCNHSKPIPLRSFYSDNLKYYERIQPAPPEELEPENERKLVPELDPYTTIECHLIRGVILQDLSILFECVAQSLAHGFKQLECRSSIQIARIQSEQYGQHHDAAEIMESLMHRILSQSTLRDMAESFFVYASILYRIHRQQRSSSSYEYRSIMKRLIIIDNDDNQSDNNHHRSILLEPASKLIKRSIVLWQFINDRQRLYDSLKQAAIIENDRQNYMARNFYSKRARLIRTMPMPTTTTSSSSSS; this is encoded by the coding sequence ATGGATTTTAGCCAATTTATCCTGAATGAATCATATACATTATCACCATATAAAATTTGTGTGGCAAATTTCATCTGTTCATATCTTGAATATCGTCAATTACATGAAATGTTAGATactatttcatcatcatcattagatgtCAATGCTCATGGATATTTAGCATATAAACTTATAATGTCAATAGATTGTCcatatgatgaattattatttcgtattgaaaatggtgaacatcgatcaaaaatttcatccgAAGTTTTACAAATATTTCATAAAGAATTGAACCGTTTACGTCGATTGGatatcaaatattttcatgattttttcgataaagTTCGTTCAAtggcacaaaaaaaattcttcaaaaatCGTATCAAACTTTTAGCTGAATTGTGTGATCCTGATCATTCGTCAggtttttctcatcatcagattCATAAAATGTCTTTGATTGGTATATTTTTGCGTAAATTAATGATCTACTATGAACGATTATCGTATTGTGAAACTTCCACTTTGTTCGATCAATTACAAAAATATctcattatcgatgatgcCGGTAATGCCGATGAAAgtgaaattgatcaaaatcttgaacaatcgaaaaaattgaatacagATCAAAGAAGCAACGAACATTTCGATCATTTAATTCAGATTGAATCAAAACTGAAGGAGAATAAATCCGAACACAGTGAAACATTTGTCAaacatttattgaaattgattgccAAAGTTCGATTACAACAATCAGATCTCAAaactaatgataatgaacaacaaaattggcaaaaaatACATAAAAATAGCACATCAAGCAAACGAAAATTAAGTGATGGAAATTCTGTTGTATCCGAATCGATCGATATCTCAATGGATATCGATAATTCGAtgacaccatcatcatcatttaacaTACGTCCTGTTGCTAGTCAACATTCGATACCGATGGATCTTGATATTACgctcaatgatgataatgacatgTCAATCGATCGTACAGTATTCGATTCAAGTGGTCAAAAATCGAACATAAATTCCATTTCAAACACAACGGTTGGCGGCTAtgaagatgataaaaaaatgaaaaaattctctaaAAAATCTAAACATAACATCTATGATACATTTGAACATTATATTGTAAAACAAATCTATAAGATTCAATACAATGAAAAGCTAGCTTTAACACCTCAACAGGTAATGGAATATTTACGAGAAAAATTCACTGAAGATAATATGTTCTATTATAATCGTTTCATTGCTTATAATTATTTGGCCAATTTGAATCTGATTCGTGGTAATGGTTTCGATGGACAAGGTCAAGATACTGCATTACTTTCGAATGGCACTGCGATACCGATTGTACCGGCTTTGGATAATCGTGCAAATAATATTAACGGTACAAATCATGCCGCTTATCATGCTGCCGGTGGAATTATGGTTACCAcagctggtggtggtggtggtggaactGGATCTGGCCTATATGTTCCACCAATAGCAAGTACTTCCGCACCGATTACAGtggattcattgaataaaaaatatcgatcattatttcgttcaatgaattttttcaatgatattgAATATCTGAAATTTATCAATGCTTTACGTGTGAATAATTTTACAATGGCGCGAAAAgcattttttgattattttgatttgaaaaaaccaaGTTTTGAACTAGATCCTGAATATATACCCAATTCTTTGACACATTCTACAAACATATTGATGAGAAATGGTGGTATTGGAAACGGCGGTGGTACACATCCCAATCATAATGGTGCAAATGTTCCACGTACAATTGATGGACATCCAACCGTTGCTAATGTTGGTGGCcatctacatcatcatcatcatcaccatccgCATCATTTTCATGGTTTTCGTAATCAACGTGGTGGTGGACATGGCACTGATAcgacaatttcaaatgattctgGTTCAGGTCGTAATCTAATGTTTAGCAGTTCAAATTATTGTtggtcatcattgaatctgGCTATGAtgtattatcattttaaataTTATCGTCTTGCATATGATGCTTTGGTCGATTGTCTTTCATTGGCACGTGAAAAATGTGATGAACGTTGTCTACAATATGCAATGTTATGGATTTTACAAATTTCACAACATTTAgatcattcaaaaacaacaatcactgctgaacatttgaatttgtgtTCAGATGATTCGGAAATTAATCGTAATCAACAGTTAAAGAAACGACATAAAGTTTATGCAGATTTAGAACTGATGGAAAATATTATCCGCTTGATTCTTACTAATCCATTAACATTACCATATATTTCGGCTAAAACATTTCTACATTTTCAACGATTACAGTATTTGAAATCTGATCCATTACTTTCTgaacaattatcattgtctGATGTTCTTGATGGTCCCATGAATTGTTCAAACCAACGGTCACCATTTTTGCCACAACCAATTTATTTGGCTATCAAATATCGACTTTTCGATGTATTAGGTGAACAATTCAGTATGACATCAGCAATATTAAATGCATATGGTGCTACACATTTAGCTTCAACATACGCTAAGCTATGGCTTCGAATGGATGTAATCGAAACGATCATGGAAGAACGTATATTTCGTCTGGATGAATCCACTCCAATAGCGGTGAGAAATATGGCTCATTATTTATGGTTTGTTCGTGGTGATTTACATCAGGCtattaatttgattaatcGTTTCCTCggacatttttcatcatacaatCAAAGTGCCAAACATATAATGGAACGAGCTTTGATTGAGATAATGTTCGACTATCATGTCAATAGTGGTCATTGGAATGCTGCAACCAAATGTTTGAATGCAATTCGTTGTCTAGATCGAACACGATCATATCTAATGTTAGTTCAACTTCGtcataaacaaaatgaaccAATAACAGCTTTAGAATGTCTTGATATGATCATTCCATATGTTTCAGGTGGTGGATCATTTAAGCAAACACAAATGTCAACTGCTACTGAATCACAAACATCCAAATTATCTGGATCAACATATCTTCGTCAAAATCTTTTCCAATCTTCTGCATCGAATCATACGATTGACAATCAACAAGAAGATCATGTAATTCTGAAAAcatccaacaaaaaacaagttaatcaaacaccatcatcaccggaacaatcaattgattgtaatcATTCAAAACCGATTCCATTacgttcattttattcagaCAATCTTAAATATTATGAACGAATACAGCCAGCACCACCAGAAGAATTAGAACCagaaaatgaacgaaaattaGTTCCTGAATTGGATCCGTATACAACAATCGAATGTCATCTGATTCGTGGTGTAATCTTGCAGGATTTATCCATACTATTTGAATGTGTTGCACAATCATTAGCACATGGATTTAAACAACTTGAATGTCGATCATCAATACAGATTGCTCGTATTCAATCCGAACAATATGGACAACACCATGATGCAGCTGAAATAATGGAATCATTAATGCATCGTATTCTATCACAATCAACCTTACGTGATATGgctgaatcattttttgtttatgcaTCAATTTTATATCGAATCCATCGACAGCAACGATCATCGTCGTCTTATGAATATCGTTCAATAATGAAACGATTAAttataatcgataatgatgataatcaatcagataataatcatcatagatCCATACTACTAGAACCGGCTAGCAAATTAATAAAACGTTCAATCGTATTATGGCAATTCATAAATGATCGTCAAAGACTTTATGATTCATTAAAACAGGCGGctataattgaaaatgatcgtCAAAATTATATGGCAAGAAATTTTTACAGTAAACGTGCACGATTAATACGTACAATGCCaatgccaacaacaacaacatcatcatcatcatcatcataa
- the LOC124498604 gene encoding uncharacterized protein LOC124498604, which yields MNSQRNKVFDELKSKHLKQTIGVSSNALPTTSSSQSSSSSSSPSPFILSSGPVTGSSIPVPILPNQITPPSISGPAFSTLEAMTPSQKAVTQAHQTSFGFYIPQDSTYNPILPVLPRYN from the exons atg aaTTCGCAACGAAATAAAGTTTTCGATGAATTAAAAAGTaaacatttaaaacaaaCGATTGGTGTCTCGAGCAATGCATTACCAAccacttcatcatcacaatcatcatcatcatcatcatcgccatcaccattcattttatctaGTGGTCCAGTAACTGGATCCAGTATTCCGGTACCAATTCTTCCAAATCAAATTACACCACCATCAATTAGTGGTCCAGCTTTTTCCACACTCGAAGCAATGACACCATCACAGAAAGCTGTTACACAAGCACATCAAACATCATTCGGATTCTACATTCCTCAGGATTCTACTTATAATCCAATTTTACCCGTTTTACCACGctataattaa
- the LOC124498602 gene encoding acyl-coenzyme A diphosphatase NUDT19 isoform X2 has protein sequence MFNHRMVAKSLTMMIQRSTIRQLSIVNSWNNKKKLISKTDNQLNLPLSSSRIFVRTIFDHQKFQPMAPYPTALERQPDMSEIPPKQSWKEAASLIILAPDNKQKNEQHLSMKFDYKSLMVKRSVTSSFFASAYVFPGGQVELVDFEQKWYELFEKFGVKMDELHSISNNIVGPRPPMVTDPITLKGKSSDLKIINMDLGLRISAIRETFEEAGILLLIDPKNAQNNDYCKVLTSKSLDLDLNEWQKKVRSDAGQFIKLCDTLHMVPNVWALYEWSNWLTPISVGHRRFDTIFYVCCFEQKPPVFVDNAEVTTPIWCNPIEILEEHRLEQAFLAPPQVYELSRLLRFPMMDQLYRFMRSRQTLGCQRWLPVFFTYNDGALSLLPGDEQYPVVPALVSNGKQVPEIDGSVHDANREAKSKNRMELMGIKCRTICTIEPGCGHVPPITYPSNDFDEQSKPIAKL, from the exons atgttcaatCACCGAATGGTGGCAAAATcattaacaatgatgattcaacgATCAACGATACGACAATTATCAATCGTCAATAGttggaataataaaaaaaaattaatttcaaaaacag ATAATCAACTAAAtttgccattatcatcatcacgtaTTTTCGTACGAACAATattcgatcatcaaaaatttcaaccaaTGGCACCATATCCAACGGCTTTGGAACGACAACCAGATATGTCTGAAATACCTCCAAAACAATCATGGAAAGAAGCTGCTTCATTAATCATATTAGCTCCGGAtaataagcaaaaaaatgaacaacatctgtccatgaaatttgattataaatcaTTAATGGTTAAACGATCAGTaacatcttcattttttgcATCAGCATATGTCTTTCCGGGTGGTCAAGTTGAATTGGTAGATTTCGAACAAAAATGGTATGAattattcgaaaaattcggcgtcaaaatggatgaattaCATAGTATATCGAACAATATTGTTGGACCAAGACCACCGATGGTTACCGATCCTATTACATTGAAGGGAAAATCTTCAGATCTTAAAATTATAAACATGGATCTTGGTCTTCGAATTTCGGCAATTCGTGAAACGTTTGAAGAAGCTG GAATACTTTTACtcattgatccaaaaaatgcacaaaataatgattattgtaaAGTTTTGACATCAAAATCACTCGATTTGGacttgaatgaatggcaGAAAAAAGTTCGATCAGATGCCGGAcaatttattaaattatGTGATACATTACATATGGTGCCGAATGTATGGGCTCTATATGAATGGTCAAATTGGCTAACACCAATCAGTGTTGGACATCGACGTTTCGATACAATATtctatgtttgttgttttgaacaGAAACCACcagtttttgttgataatgccGAAGTTACTACACCAATT TGGTGTAATCCAATCGAAATACTCGAAGAACATCGGCTGGAACAGGCATTTTTAGCACCACCACAAGTGTATGAATTATCAAGATTATTACGATTTCCAATGATGGACCAATTATATCGTTTTATGAGATCAAGACAAACATTGGGTTGTCAACGTTGGCTTCCAGTTTTCTTTACATATAATGATGGTGCTCTTTCTTTATTACCGGGTGATGAACAATATCCGGTCGTACCTGCTCTAGTAAGCAATGGTAAACAAGTGCCTGAAATCGATGGTAGTGTTCATGATGCAAATCGTGAAGCAAAATCTAAAAATCGAATGGAATTGATGGGCATTAAATGTCGGACAATTTGTACTATTGAACCAGGCTGTGGACATGTACCACCAATTACATATCCTTCAAATGATTTCGATGAACAATCGAAACCGATAGCCAAATTATAA
- the LOC124498602 gene encoding acyl-coenzyme A diphosphatase NUDT19 isoform X1 — MFNHRMVAKSLTMMIQRSTIRQLSIVNSWNNKKKLISKTGYKYNQLNLPLSSSRIFVRTIFDHQKFQPMAPYPTALERQPDMSEIPPKQSWKEAASLIILAPDNKQKNEQHLSMKFDYKSLMVKRSVTSSFFASAYVFPGGQVELVDFEQKWYELFEKFGVKMDELHSISNNIVGPRPPMVTDPITLKGKSSDLKIINMDLGLRISAIRETFEEAGILLLIDPKNAQNNDYCKVLTSKSLDLDLNEWQKKVRSDAGQFIKLCDTLHMVPNVWALYEWSNWLTPISVGHRRFDTIFYVCCFEQKPPVFVDNAEVTTPIWCNPIEILEEHRLEQAFLAPPQVYELSRLLRFPMMDQLYRFMRSRQTLGCQRWLPVFFTYNDGALSLLPGDEQYPVVPALVSNGKQVPEIDGSVHDANREAKSKNRMELMGIKCRTICTIEPGCGHVPPITYPSNDFDEQSKPIAKL, encoded by the exons atgttcaatCACCGAATGGTGGCAAAATcattaacaatgatgattcaacgATCAACGATACGACAATTATCAATCGTCAATAGttggaataataaaaaaaaattaatttcaaaaacagGTTACAAGT ATAATCAACTAAAtttgccattatcatcatcacgtaTTTTCGTACGAACAATattcgatcatcaaaaatttcaaccaaTGGCACCATATCCAACGGCTTTGGAACGACAACCAGATATGTCTGAAATACCTCCAAAACAATCATGGAAAGAAGCTGCTTCATTAATCATATTAGCTCCGGAtaataagcaaaaaaatgaacaacatctgtccatgaaatttgattataaatcaTTAATGGTTAAACGATCAGTaacatcttcattttttgcATCAGCATATGTCTTTCCGGGTGGTCAAGTTGAATTGGTAGATTTCGAACAAAAATGGTATGAattattcgaaaaattcggcgtcaaaatggatgaattaCATAGTATATCGAACAATATTGTTGGACCAAGACCACCGATGGTTACCGATCCTATTACATTGAAGGGAAAATCTTCAGATCTTAAAATTATAAACATGGATCTTGGTCTTCGAATTTCGGCAATTCGTGAAACGTTTGAAGAAGCTG GAATACTTTTACtcattgatccaaaaaatgcacaaaataatgattattgtaaAGTTTTGACATCAAAATCACTCGATTTGGacttgaatgaatggcaGAAAAAAGTTCGATCAGATGCCGGAcaatttattaaattatGTGATACATTACATATGGTGCCGAATGTATGGGCTCTATATGAATGGTCAAATTGGCTAACACCAATCAGTGTTGGACATCGACGTTTCGATACAATATtctatgtttgttgttttgaacaGAAACCACcagtttttgttgataatgccGAAGTTACTACACCAATT TGGTGTAATCCAATCGAAATACTCGAAGAACATCGGCTGGAACAGGCATTTTTAGCACCACCACAAGTGTATGAATTATCAAGATTATTACGATTTCCAATGATGGACCAATTATATCGTTTTATGAGATCAAGACAAACATTGGGTTGTCAACGTTGGCTTCCAGTTTTCTTTACATATAATGATGGTGCTCTTTCTTTATTACCGGGTGATGAACAATATCCGGTCGTACCTGCTCTAGTAAGCAATGGTAAACAAGTGCCTGAAATCGATGGTAGTGTTCATGATGCAAATCGTGAAGCAAAATCTAAAAATCGAATGGAATTGATGGGCATTAAATGTCGGACAATTTGTACTATTGAACCAGGCTGTGGACATGTACCACCAATTACATATCCTTCAAATGATTTCGATGAACAATCGAAACCGATAGCCAAATTATAA